DNA from Actinomycetota bacterium:
TGGCATGAGCGCGAGACCTTCGACCTGTTTGGCATCGTGTTCGACGGTCATCCGGTGCTCACGCGCATCCTGATGCCCGATGACTGGCCCGGGCATCCACAGCGCAAGGACTACCCACTCGGTGGCATTCCCGTTGAATACAAGGGCGCAACCATTCCGCCACCAGATCAGCGGAGGTCGTACAACTCATGACCACTGAAGACGTCAAGTACACCAATACTGCTTCGCAGCCCAATGACGCGTATGCCGGGGCCAACGATGATGCCGATGGCCGCATCTTCAATATCGGTGGTGGCGACTGGGATTCCATCACGGTGGCTCCTGAAGGCGAAACTGATCGCATCGTGGTCAACATGGGCCCCCAGCATCCGTCGACTCACGGCGTGCTGCGCCTGATTCTTGAAATCGAAGGCGAAACGGTCACTGAGGCGCGCTGCGGCATCGGCTACCTGCACACCGGCATTGAGAAGAACATGGAGTACCGCTCCTTCGTGCAGGGCGTCACCTACGCCACGCGCATGGACTACCTCGCGCCCTTCTTCAATGAAGCGGTGTACTGCCTGGCAGTGGAGAAGCTGCTCGGCGTTACCGAGCAGATCCCAGAGCGTGCAACGGTTATTCGCGTGATCATGATGGAGCTCAATCGCATCTCCTCCCACCTGGTGGCACTGGCAACAGGTGGAATGGAGCTTGGCGCTCTGACCGCAATGGAATTCGGCTTCCGTGAACGTGAACTGGTGCTCGAACTATTCGAATTGATCACCGGCTTGCGCATGAACAGCGCCTACATTCGCCCGGGCGGTGTGGCCACGGACTTCCCGACTGATGGAGTCCAGCAGATCCGCGACACGATCCCGTTGCTGCGCTCTCGTTTGAAGGACACCGCCAATCTGCTGGTTGACAACAGCATCTGGATGGGCCGCACCTCAGGAATCGGCTACTTGGATCTCACGGGCTGCATGGCCCTGGGCATCAGCGGACCGATTCTGCGTGCAACAGGACTCCCGCACGATCTCCGAAAGATTCAGCCGTATTGCGGATACGAGAACTATGAGTTCGATGTCGTCACTGCGGATACCAGCGATGCCTATGGCCGTTTCCTGATTCGCATTGGCGAGATGGAGCAGTCACTGCGCATCGTCGAGCAGGCACTTGATCGTCTGCAGCCGGGACCGGTCATGATCGCCGACAAGAAGATCGCCTGGCCTTCACAACTGTCAGTCGGCAGCGACGGTCAAGGCAACTCACTTGATCACATTCGCGAGATCATGTCCGAGTCCATGGAAGCGCTCATTCACCACTTCAAGCTCGTGACTGAGGGCTTCCGCGTTCCTGAAGGTCAGGTCTACACGGCAATTGAGTCCCCTCGCGGTGAACTTGGCTGCCACCTCGTCAGCTCTGGCGGCACTCGTCCCTATCGCGTGCACTTCCGCGATCCCTCGTTCACCAACCTGCAGGCCGTTGCGGCAATGTGCGAGGGCGGTCAGATTGCTGACGTCATCGCAGCGGTCGCGAGTATTGATCCCGTCATGGGCGGAGTCGATCGCTAACGCGATCGAGAGGAAGAGAACATGACCATCAGCGAACAGACCATTGAGCAGATGCGGGCGCTTGCCGCGAACTACCCCAAGGCCCGCTCTGCCCTGCTGCCGATGCTGCACCTGGTGCAAAGTGTCGAGGGCGAAGTCACTCCTGAGGGCATCGCCGTGTGCGCTGATGTGCTGGGCCTGTCACCCGCCGAAGTCACTGGAGTCTCGACCTTCTACACGATGTACAAGCGCAAGCCAGTGGGCAAGCACCACATTGGCGTGTGCACCAACACCCTGTGCGCCTTGCTCGGTGGTGACGCGGTGTATGACGCGCTTTCCGAGCGCCTTGGGGTCGGGCACAACGAGCCAACTCCGGACGGTGAGTTCTCACTGGAGCGTATTGAGTGCCAAGCGGCATGCACACACGCTCCCGTGATGACTGTGGACTGGGAATTCATGGACGACGTCACCCCGTCCTCAGCGCTTGATGTTGTCGAGCGATTGGCGCGCGGCGAGCGAGTGGAATCCACCCGCGGGCCGGCCATCCGCAACTTTCAGGCCACCGAGTACAGCCTGGCCTTCCCCGACGACGGGTTGGCCTCTGAGGGCAATTCCGTGGACGACAAGATGCTCGCCGGATTGCGCTACGCCAAGGAGCACAACATGGCCGCCCCAACTTTGGGACAGGAGAGCTGAACATGACGCTTACTCCTGTCATCACCGAGCACTGGGATGTGCCTGATCTGTACACCCTTGATGGCTACCAGAGCTTTGGCGGATACCGCGCCTTGCGCAAGGCCCTCACCCTTGACCCGGACGCGATCATCACCACCATCAAGGACTCTGGACTTCGTGGACGTGGCGGCGCTGGCTTCCCGACTGGACTGAAGTGGAGCTTTGTTCCGCAGAACGACGGCAAGCCGCATTACCTGGTCGTCAATGCTGATGAGTCAGAGCCAGGTGCGTGCAAGGACATCCCGATCATGATGGCCAACCCGCATGCGCTGGTTGAAGGCGTCATCATTTCGGCCTTTGCGATCAGGGCCAGCCATGCCTTCATCTACATCCGCGGCGAGGTTCCCAACGCCTTGCGCAAGGTGGCAAGTGCAGTGGCTGAAGCGCGTCGGGCCGGGTTCATCGGTACGAACATCCTGGGCACCGGATTTGATCTTGAAGTGGTCGTGCACGCTGGCGCTGGCGCTTACATCTGCGGTGAGGAAACTGCGCTGCTTGACTCCCTTGAAGGCTTCCGTGGCCAGCCCCGCCTGAAGCCGCCGTTTCCCGCAGTTGCTGGCTTGTATGCCTCACCGACGGTGATCAACAACGTCGAGACCATCTGCAATATCCCGTACATCGTTGATCGTGGAGTCGACTGGTTCCGCCAGTTCGGCACTGAGAAGTCACCTGGCTTCAAAGTGTGGGCGGTGTCTGGCCACGTGAGTCGTCCTGGCATCTACGAAGCTCCATTGGGCATCACCATGCGCGAGCTGTTGGATTATGCAGGCGGCGTGCGCAACGGCGGCGAGGTGAAGTTCTGGCTGCCCGGCGGATCGTCGGTGCCAATGCTGACACCTGATCACCTCGATATCCCGATGACATACGAGGAGATGGCTGCCGCCGGAACCATGCTTGGCACCGGTACGCCGATGATCTTCGATACGACGGTCAGCGTGGTGAAGGCAGTGACCCGCTGGCTTGAGTTCTACAAGCATGAGTCCTGCGGCAAATGCACCCCTTGCCGTGAAGGCACGTACTGGATCACCGGAATGCTCGAGACCTTTGAGCATGGGCATGGCGCTGAGTCTGATCTGGAAGTGCTCGTCAGCGCTTGCAACCAGATTGCCGGCCGATCCTTCTGCGCTCTTGGTGATGCTGCGGCGACACCATTCCCTGCAGCACTGAAGTACTTCCGTGATGAGTTCATCGCGGCGACCCAGACACCGGTCGATGAGCAATTCGATCCGGTGGCTTCCTACGTCTTTGCTGGAGCCGTTGCGCGATGACCGACATTCTCAGCAGCGAAGTAGTGGCGATGGTCACTGTCACCATCGATGGCGTGGAACTCCAAGTACCCAAGGGCACTTTGGCCATCCGCGCTGCGGAGTTGATTGGCGTTGAGATTCCGCGTTTCTGCGATCATCCTCTTCTTGAGCCGGTGGCCGCCTGCCGTGCCTGCCTCATTGAGGTGGAAGGCATGCCAAAGCCCCAGCCAGCATGTGCGCAGGTTGTTGGCGATGGCATGACAATCCGCACGCAGAACTCCTCGCCAGTCGCACGTGATGCGCAAGAAGGCGTACTTGAGTTCCTGCTGCTCAACCACCCACTTGATTGCCCAGTGTGCGACAAGGGCGGCGAATGCCCCCTGCAGAACCAGGCCATGAGCGCAGGCCGCTCTGAGTCGCGCTTTGAGGGTGAGAAGCGCACATTCGAAAAGCCGATCCCGATCAGCGCGCAGATCCTGCTTGACCGCGAGCGCTGCGTCTCATGTGCGCGGTGCACTCGCTTCTCCGAGCAGATCGCTGGCGACCCGATGATCGAACTGCTTGAGCGCGGCGCCAATCAGCAGGTCGGTATCGCAAGCGATGAGCCCTTCGACTCCTATTTCTCGGGCAACACCATTCAGATCTGCCCAGTGGGCGCGCTGACCAGTGCCGACTATCGCTTCATTTCGCGACCCTTCGATCTGGTTTCCACCCCGACCACTTGCGAGCACTGTGCTTCTGGCTGCTCACTGCGCACCGACACTCGTCGCGGAGACGTCACTCGCCGCTTGGCTTGGGAGACTCCAGAGGTCAATGAGGACTGGAACTGCGATAAGGGCCGCTTCGCATTCAGGTACCTGTCAGAAGGTCGTATCTCCACTCCGCTCATTCGTGAAGACGGTGAGCTACGTCCGGCATCGTGGCCCGAGGCAATTGATGTGGCAGCACGCGCACTTGCAGCAGCCGGTGCGGCCACCGGTGTTCTGATAGGTGGGCGACTCACGCAAGAGGATGCCTACGGCTACGCAAAGTTCGCTCGTGCAGTGTTGGGCACTGACGCCATTGACTTCCGTGCGCGCGCCTACTCCGAAGAGGAGGCGCAGTTCCTTCGTGCAAGAGTTGCAGGCGCTCCCATCAGCACGACGTATGCAGCACTTGAGCAAGCGCCATTCGTTCTCTTGGTTGCCTTTGAGCCCGAAGATGAATCACCCATTGTCTTCCTGCGCCTACGCAAGTCAGCCACCCGCGTGGCCAGCATCGCCACCCGCGGCACCAAGGGCTTGCACAAACTTGGCGGCTCCTTGATTCCGGTTGTACCTGGCCAAGAAGCGCAGGCAGTCCGTGATCTTTCAGCCGAACTTCGTGAGGCCCTATCGCAGCCAGGTGCCGTGATTCTGGTTGGCGAGCGCATCGCCGCGAGCGCCGGCGCAGTCTCCGCGATCAGCGAGCTGGCTGATGCAACGGGAGCGGCCTTGGCCTGGATCCCGCGCAGGGCAGGGGAGCGCGGCGCCTTGGACGCTGGCGCGCTCGCCGGATTGCTTCCTGGCGGCCGCCCGCTGACCGATGTGCAGGCGCGCCATGAGGTTGCGGCCGCATGGGGCATCAGTGCTGACTCTTTGCCGAAGTCTCCTGCGGGCGACGTGTTGGATGCGGCCAGCCGACGCACCCTGAAGGCTTTGCTCGTCGCTGGTGTGGATCCCGCTGACATGCCGGCGCCATTTGTCACTGATGCTGCGCTTGAA
Protein-coding regions in this window:
- a CDS encoding NADH-quinone oxidoreductase subunit G; the protein is MTDILSSEVVAMVTVTIDGVELQVPKGTLAIRAAELIGVEIPRFCDHPLLEPVAACRACLIEVEGMPKPQPACAQVVGDGMTIRTQNSSPVARDAQEGVLEFLLLNHPLDCPVCDKGGECPLQNQAMSAGRSESRFEGEKRTFEKPIPISAQILLDRERCVSCARCTRFSEQIAGDPMIELLERGANQQVGIASDEPFDSYFSGNTIQICPVGALTSADYRFISRPFDLVSTPTTCEHCASGCSLRTDTRRGDVTRRLAWETPEVNEDWNCDKGRFAFRYLSEGRISTPLIREDGELRPASWPEAIDVAARALAAAGAATGVLIGGRLTQEDAYGYAKFARAVLGTDAIDFRARAYSEEEAQFLRARVAGAPISTTYAALEQAPFVLLVAFEPEDESPIVFLRLRKSATRVASIATRGTKGLHKLGGSLIPVVPGQEAQAVRDLSAELREALSQPGAVILVGERIAASAGAVSAISELADATGAALAWIPRRAGERGALDAGALAGLLPGGRPLTDVQARHEVAAAWGISADSLPKSPAGDVLDAASRRTLKALLVAGVDPADMPAPFVTDAALERAEFIVSLDHHHSEITEFADVVLPVALVTEKSGTFVDWEGRARPFAQVFKDALAMSDATVLGMLARAMGATVGAWDGPGIRREMAGLGPWTGARTEAPSVQAPDAAVDGFRLASWRELLDAGVMQDGEPHLAATARPVVAVMSATALAELGSPVSVTVTGPLGSVQLPVQAGEVLDNVIFVPMNAPGCSIYTDLGTRIGATVDVIAGGVA
- the nuoE gene encoding NADH-quinone oxidoreductase subunit NuoE is translated as MTISEQTIEQMRALAANYPKARSALLPMLHLVQSVEGEVTPEGIAVCADVLGLSPAEVTGVSTFYTMYKRKPVGKHHIGVCTNTLCALLGGDAVYDALSERLGVGHNEPTPDGEFSLERIECQAACTHAPVMTVDWEFMDDVTPSSALDVVERLARGERVESTRGPAIRNFQATEYSLAFPDDGLASEGNSVDDKMLAGLRYAKEHNMAAPTLGQES
- the nuoF gene encoding NADH-quinone oxidoreductase subunit NuoF — translated: MTLTPVITEHWDVPDLYTLDGYQSFGGYRALRKALTLDPDAIITTIKDSGLRGRGGAGFPTGLKWSFVPQNDGKPHYLVVNADESEPGACKDIPIMMANPHALVEGVIISAFAIRASHAFIYIRGEVPNALRKVASAVAEARRAGFIGTNILGTGFDLEVVVHAGAGAYICGEETALLDSLEGFRGQPRLKPPFPAVAGLYASPTVINNVETICNIPYIVDRGVDWFRQFGTEKSPGFKVWAVSGHVSRPGIYEAPLGITMRELLDYAGGVRNGGEVKFWLPGGSSVPMLTPDHLDIPMTYEEMAAAGTMLGTGTPMIFDTTVSVVKAVTRWLEFYKHESCGKCTPCREGTYWITGMLETFEHGHGAESDLEVLVSACNQIAGRSFCALGDAAATPFPAALKYFRDEFIAATQTPVDEQFDPVASYVFAGAVAR
- a CDS encoding NADH-quinone oxidoreductase subunit D; translated protein: MTTEDVKYTNTASQPNDAYAGANDDADGRIFNIGGGDWDSITVAPEGETDRIVVNMGPQHPSTHGVLRLILEIEGETVTEARCGIGYLHTGIEKNMEYRSFVQGVTYATRMDYLAPFFNEAVYCLAVEKLLGVTEQIPERATVIRVIMMELNRISSHLVALATGGMELGALTAMEFGFRERELVLELFELITGLRMNSAYIRPGGVATDFPTDGVQQIRDTIPLLRSRLKDTANLLVDNSIWMGRTSGIGYLDLTGCMALGISGPILRATGLPHDLRKIQPYCGYENYEFDVVTADTSDAYGRFLIRIGEMEQSLRIVEQALDRLQPGPVMIADKKIAWPSQLSVGSDGQGNSLDHIREIMSESMEALIHHFKLVTEGFRVPEGQVYTAIESPRGELGCHLVSSGGTRPYRVHFRDPSFTNLQAVAAMCEGGQIADVIAAVASIDPVMGGVDR